The Alosa sapidissima isolate fAloSap1 chromosome 8, fAloSap1.pri, whole genome shotgun sequence genome contains a region encoding:
- the LOC121715143 gene encoding ral guanine nucleotide dissociation stimulator-like isoform X2, whose protein sequence is MGSGQCQCLGMRWSEWTCGLVRAGSWETWSPDEYRTATPAPPDAQNSTQEIGEETEDGAVYTITLRKVQLHQTASKGQRWLGVETDAALSLYETCKVRSIRAGTLDKLVEYLLAAFRGKDSTYITIFLCTYRAFASTQQVLHLLLHRYAKLQSQPNALEYDTEHEDQTELKNTISSILGAWLDQYSEDFWAPPDHGCLRELVTYLQKNFPGSDLERRGQNLLEHFQRKQQYKTDVEGELGSCPFATPEENVFEDELPALDFLSFDPVLVAEQFTLMDAELFKRVVPYHCLGGIWSQRDKKGKEHLAPSVRATVAQFNSVANCVIATCLSPRGLKANQRARLVERWIEVARECRILKNFSSLRAILSALQCNSLHRLKRTWEEVSRENIRTFLELSEIFSDDNNHSVSRELLVKEGTSKFATLEINHKRAQRRHQQQRDLGVMQGTIPYLGTFLTDLVMMDTAMKDYVEGGLINFDKRRKEFEVIAQIKLLQLACNNYSFTRNMRFRHWLSSVDKLTDTESYTLSCEIEPLSESAFSTLKGKRNKRVNDRQAEGSDGVGSRLSEGGSNRVGPPHSKSMDQLRYPSPQARSKVNTWDGGDSLSVTSAGSSSSDLEGANDSFLSDSPDSTQDRKLWESTSLCSLDTSGMGSSSSCTSTSSVASTPVPSSSSPSSRIHKHKRSASAVSCVSSLSLPLYNQQVDDCCVIRVSLDLNNGNMYKSILVTSQDKTPAVIRKAMGKHNLDKEHADDYELLQKVSEDKELRIPDNANVFYAMNSSANYDFVLKRRDMPRTVRSKSMGSASSSTLPRIHQKGLRIVKGIL, encoded by the exons AACTCCACGCAGGAGATTGGTGAGGAGACGGAGGATGGGGCCGTGTACACCATCACGCTGCGCAAGGTGCAGTTGCACCAGACGGCCAGTAAGGGGCAGCGGTGGCTGGGTGTGGAGACGGACGCGGCGCTGAGCCTGTACGAGACCTGCAAGGTGCGCAGCATCCGGGCCGGCACGCTGGACAAGCTGGTGGAGTACCTGCTGGCGGCGTTCAGGGGGAAGGACTCCACCTACATCACCATCTTCCTCTGCACCTACCGCGCCTTCGCCTCCACCCAGCAGGTGCTCCACCTGCTGCTGCACAG gtaTGCCAAACTACAGTCGCAGCCCAATGCATTGGAGTATGACACAGAGCATGAGGACCAGACAGAACTCAAGAA CACCATATCCTCCATCCTCGGGGCGTGGCTGGACCAGTACTCGGAGGACTTCTGGGCCCCACCGGACCACGGCTGCCTGAGAGAACTTGTCACGTACCTGCAGAAGAACTTTCCAGGATCGGACCTGGAGCGTCGCGGACAGAACCTCCTGGAACACTTCCAACGCAAACAACAGTACAAGACAGATGTGGAGG GAGAGCTGGGTTCCTGCCCGTTCGCCACGCCAGAAGAGAACGTCTTTGAGGACGAGCTTCCTGCCCTGGACTTCCTGTCCTTCGACCCAGTGCTCGTGGCGGAGCAGTTCACCCTGATGGACGCG GAGCTCTTTAAGCGGGTGGTGCCGTACCACTGCCTGGGCGGCATCTGGTCGCAGCGAGACAAGAAGGGCAAGGAGCACCTGGCGCCCAGCGTCCGCGCCACCGTGGCCCAGTTCAACAGCGTGGCCAACTGCGTCATCGCCACCTGCCTGAGCCCGCGCGGCCTCAAGGCCAATCAGAGGGCCCGGCTCGTGGAGCGCTGGATAGAGGTCGCCAGG GAGTGTCGGATCCTGAAGAACTTCTCATCTCTGCGGGCGATCCTGTCCGCGCTGCAGTGTAACTCCCTCCATCGGCTCAAGCGCACCTGGGAGGAGGTGTCCAG GGAAAATATCCGCACCTTTCTGGAACTGTCCGAGATCTTCTCAGATGACAACAATCACTCTGTGAGTCGGGAGCTGCTCGTCAAG gagGGCACGTCTAAGTTCGCCACGCTGGAGATCAACCACAAGCGCGCACAGAGACGGCACCAGCAGCAGAGAGACCTG GGAGTCATGCAGGGCACTATCCCCTATCTGGGCACCTTCCTGACTGACCTGGTGATGATGGACACTGCTATGAAGGACTATGTGGAG GGTGGACTCATTAACTTTGACAAGCGCAGGAAG GAGTTTGAGGTGATTGCTCAGATcaagctgctgcagctggcctGTAATAACTACAGCTTCACACGCAACATGCGCTTCAGACACTGGCTCAGCAGCGTGGACAAACTGACCGACACCGAGAG CTATACTCTGTCCTGTGAGATCGAGCCTCTGTCTGAGTCAGCCTTCAGCACTCTAAAGGGCAAGAGGAACAAGCGAGTGAACGa tcGGCAGGCGGAGGGTAGCGATGGCGTGGGTAGCCGTCTCAGTGAGGGCGGCTCTAATCGGGTCGGACCCCCCCACTCCAAGTCCATGGACCAGCTGCGCTACCCGTCACCCCAGgccaggtcaaaggtcaacacgtGGGACGGCGGCGACTCGCTGAGCGTGACATCGGCCGGCTCCAGCAGCTCCGACCTGGAAGGAGCCAATGACAGCTTCCTGTCCGACTCACCGGACTCCACCCAGGACAGGAAG ctgTGGGAGTCCACGTCCCTGTGTTCGCTGGACACCTCTGGCAtgggctccagctccagctgcaCGTCCACCTCCTCCGTAGCGTCCACGCCCGTCCCCTCGTCATCATCACCGTCGTCACGGATACACAAGCACAAGCGCTCGGCCTCGGCGGTCTCCTGCGTCTCCTCACTCTCGCTGCCCCTCTACAACCAGCAGGTGGACGACTGCTGCGTCATCCGGGTCAGCCTGGACCTCAACAACGGCAACATGTACAAGAGCATCCTG GTGACGAGCCAGGACAAAACGCCAGCGGTCATCAGGAAGGCCATGGGCAAACACAACCTGGACAAGGAGCACGCAGACGACTATGAGCTCCTGCAGAAGGTCTCCGAGGACAaag agCTGAGAATCCCAGATAACGCCAACGTCTTCTACGCCATGAACTCCTCGGCCAACTACGACTTTGTGCTGAAGCGGCGTGACATGCCCAGGACGGTCCGGTCCAAGAGCATGGGCAGTGCCAGCAGCTCCACGCTGCCCCGCATCCACCAGAAGGGCCTCCGCATCGTCAAGGGCATCCTCTGA
- the LOC121715143 gene encoding ral guanine nucleotide dissociation stimulator-like isoform X4 produces the protein MCSMEPKSLFSLQKALAQPVKMCMFDFPVSILDDLNSTQEIGEETEDGAVYTITLRKVQLHQTASKGQRWLGVETDAALSLYETCKVRSIRAGTLDKLVEYLLAAFRGKDSTYITIFLCTYRAFASTQQVLHLLLHRYAKLQSQPNALEYDTEHEDQTELKNTISSILGAWLDQYSEDFWAPPDHGCLRELVTYLQKNFPGSDLERRGQNLLEHFQRKQQYKTDVEGELGSCPFATPEENVFEDELPALDFLSFDPVLVAEQFTLMDAELFKRVVPYHCLGGIWSQRDKKGKEHLAPSVRATVAQFNSVANCVIATCLSPRGLKANQRARLVERWIEVARECRILKNFSSLRAILSALQCNSLHRLKRTWEEVSRENIRTFLELSEIFSDDNNHSVSRELLVKEGTSKFATLEINHKRAQRRHQQQRDLGVMQGTIPYLGTFLTDLVMMDTAMKDYVEGGLINFDKRRKEFEVIAQIKLLQLACNNYSFTRNMRFRHWLSSVDKLTDTESYTLSCEIEPLSESAFSTLKGKRNKRVNDRQAEGSDGVGSRLSEGGSNRVGPPHSKSMDQLRYPSPQARSKVNTWDGGDSLSVTSAGSSSSDLEGANDSFLSDSPDSTQDRKLWESTSLCSLDTSGMGSSSSCTSTSSVASTPVPSSSSPSSRIHKHKRSASAVSCVSSLSLPLYNQQVDDCCVIRVSLDLNNGNMYKSILVTSQDKTPAVIRKAMGKHNLDKEHADDYELLQKVSEDKELRIPDNANVFYAMNSSANYDFVLKRRDMPRTVRSKSMGSASSSTLPRIHQKGLRIVKGIL, from the exons AACTCCACGCAGGAGATTGGTGAGGAGACGGAGGATGGGGCCGTGTACACCATCACGCTGCGCAAGGTGCAGTTGCACCAGACGGCCAGTAAGGGGCAGCGGTGGCTGGGTGTGGAGACGGACGCGGCGCTGAGCCTGTACGAGACCTGCAAGGTGCGCAGCATCCGGGCCGGCACGCTGGACAAGCTGGTGGAGTACCTGCTGGCGGCGTTCAGGGGGAAGGACTCCACCTACATCACCATCTTCCTCTGCACCTACCGCGCCTTCGCCTCCACCCAGCAGGTGCTCCACCTGCTGCTGCACAG gtaTGCCAAACTACAGTCGCAGCCCAATGCATTGGAGTATGACACAGAGCATGAGGACCAGACAGAACTCAAGAA CACCATATCCTCCATCCTCGGGGCGTGGCTGGACCAGTACTCGGAGGACTTCTGGGCCCCACCGGACCACGGCTGCCTGAGAGAACTTGTCACGTACCTGCAGAAGAACTTTCCAGGATCGGACCTGGAGCGTCGCGGACAGAACCTCCTGGAACACTTCCAACGCAAACAACAGTACAAGACAGATGTGGAGG GAGAGCTGGGTTCCTGCCCGTTCGCCACGCCAGAAGAGAACGTCTTTGAGGACGAGCTTCCTGCCCTGGACTTCCTGTCCTTCGACCCAGTGCTCGTGGCGGAGCAGTTCACCCTGATGGACGCG GAGCTCTTTAAGCGGGTGGTGCCGTACCACTGCCTGGGCGGCATCTGGTCGCAGCGAGACAAGAAGGGCAAGGAGCACCTGGCGCCCAGCGTCCGCGCCACCGTGGCCCAGTTCAACAGCGTGGCCAACTGCGTCATCGCCACCTGCCTGAGCCCGCGCGGCCTCAAGGCCAATCAGAGGGCCCGGCTCGTGGAGCGCTGGATAGAGGTCGCCAGG GAGTGTCGGATCCTGAAGAACTTCTCATCTCTGCGGGCGATCCTGTCCGCGCTGCAGTGTAACTCCCTCCATCGGCTCAAGCGCACCTGGGAGGAGGTGTCCAG GGAAAATATCCGCACCTTTCTGGAACTGTCCGAGATCTTCTCAGATGACAACAATCACTCTGTGAGTCGGGAGCTGCTCGTCAAG gagGGCACGTCTAAGTTCGCCACGCTGGAGATCAACCACAAGCGCGCACAGAGACGGCACCAGCAGCAGAGAGACCTG GGAGTCATGCAGGGCACTATCCCCTATCTGGGCACCTTCCTGACTGACCTGGTGATGATGGACACTGCTATGAAGGACTATGTGGAG GGTGGACTCATTAACTTTGACAAGCGCAGGAAG GAGTTTGAGGTGATTGCTCAGATcaagctgctgcagctggcctGTAATAACTACAGCTTCACACGCAACATGCGCTTCAGACACTGGCTCAGCAGCGTGGACAAACTGACCGACACCGAGAG CTATACTCTGTCCTGTGAGATCGAGCCTCTGTCTGAGTCAGCCTTCAGCACTCTAAAGGGCAAGAGGAACAAGCGAGTGAACGa tcGGCAGGCGGAGGGTAGCGATGGCGTGGGTAGCCGTCTCAGTGAGGGCGGCTCTAATCGGGTCGGACCCCCCCACTCCAAGTCCATGGACCAGCTGCGCTACCCGTCACCCCAGgccaggtcaaaggtcaacacgtGGGACGGCGGCGACTCGCTGAGCGTGACATCGGCCGGCTCCAGCAGCTCCGACCTGGAAGGAGCCAATGACAGCTTCCTGTCCGACTCACCGGACTCCACCCAGGACAGGAAG ctgTGGGAGTCCACGTCCCTGTGTTCGCTGGACACCTCTGGCAtgggctccagctccagctgcaCGTCCACCTCCTCCGTAGCGTCCACGCCCGTCCCCTCGTCATCATCACCGTCGTCACGGATACACAAGCACAAGCGCTCGGCCTCGGCGGTCTCCTGCGTCTCCTCACTCTCGCTGCCCCTCTACAACCAGCAGGTGGACGACTGCTGCGTCATCCGGGTCAGCCTGGACCTCAACAACGGCAACATGTACAAGAGCATCCTG GTGACGAGCCAGGACAAAACGCCAGCGGTCATCAGGAAGGCCATGGGCAAACACAACCTGGACAAGGAGCACGCAGACGACTATGAGCTCCTGCAGAAGGTCTCCGAGGACAaag agCTGAGAATCCCAGATAACGCCAACGTCTTCTACGCCATGAACTCCTCGGCCAACTACGACTTTGTGCTGAAGCGGCGTGACATGCCCAGGACGGTCCGGTCCAAGAGCATGGGCAGTGCCAGCAGCTCCACGCTGCCCCGCATCCACCAGAAGGGCCTCCGCATCGTCAAGGGCATCCTCTGA
- the LOC121715143 gene encoding ral guanine nucleotide dissociation stimulator-like isoform X5 translates to MRVMAADEGVYSNYPEQDNSTQEIGEETEDGAVYTITLRKVQLHQTASKGQRWLGVETDAALSLYETCKVRSIRAGTLDKLVEYLLAAFRGKDSTYITIFLCTYRAFASTQQVLHLLLHRYAKLQSQPNALEYDTEHEDQTELKNTISSILGAWLDQYSEDFWAPPDHGCLRELVTYLQKNFPGSDLERRGQNLLEHFQRKQQYKTDVEGELGSCPFATPEENVFEDELPALDFLSFDPVLVAEQFTLMDAELFKRVVPYHCLGGIWSQRDKKGKEHLAPSVRATVAQFNSVANCVIATCLSPRGLKANQRARLVERWIEVARECRILKNFSSLRAILSALQCNSLHRLKRTWEEVSRENIRTFLELSEIFSDDNNHSVSRELLVKEGTSKFATLEINHKRAQRRHQQQRDLGVMQGTIPYLGTFLTDLVMMDTAMKDYVEGGLINFDKRRKEFEVIAQIKLLQLACNNYSFTRNMRFRHWLSSVDKLTDTESYTLSCEIEPLSESAFSTLKGKRNKRVNDRQAEGSDGVGSRLSEGGSNRVGPPHSKSMDQLRYPSPQARSKVNTWDGGDSLSVTSAGSSSSDLEGANDSFLSDSPDSTQDRKLWESTSLCSLDTSGMGSSSSCTSTSSVASTPVPSSSSPSSRIHKHKRSASAVSCVSSLSLPLYNQQVDDCCVIRVSLDLNNGNMYKSILVTSQDKTPAVIRKAMGKHNLDKEHADDYELLQKVSEDKELRIPDNANVFYAMNSSANYDFVLKRRDMPRTVRSKSMGSASSSTLPRIHQKGLRIVKGIL, encoded by the exons ATGAGAGTAATGGCTGCTGATGAGGGTGTCTACTCTAACTATCCAGAACAGGAT AACTCCACGCAGGAGATTGGTGAGGAGACGGAGGATGGGGCCGTGTACACCATCACGCTGCGCAAGGTGCAGTTGCACCAGACGGCCAGTAAGGGGCAGCGGTGGCTGGGTGTGGAGACGGACGCGGCGCTGAGCCTGTACGAGACCTGCAAGGTGCGCAGCATCCGGGCCGGCACGCTGGACAAGCTGGTGGAGTACCTGCTGGCGGCGTTCAGGGGGAAGGACTCCACCTACATCACCATCTTCCTCTGCACCTACCGCGCCTTCGCCTCCACCCAGCAGGTGCTCCACCTGCTGCTGCACAG gtaTGCCAAACTACAGTCGCAGCCCAATGCATTGGAGTATGACACAGAGCATGAGGACCAGACAGAACTCAAGAA CACCATATCCTCCATCCTCGGGGCGTGGCTGGACCAGTACTCGGAGGACTTCTGGGCCCCACCGGACCACGGCTGCCTGAGAGAACTTGTCACGTACCTGCAGAAGAACTTTCCAGGATCGGACCTGGAGCGTCGCGGACAGAACCTCCTGGAACACTTCCAACGCAAACAACAGTACAAGACAGATGTGGAGG GAGAGCTGGGTTCCTGCCCGTTCGCCACGCCAGAAGAGAACGTCTTTGAGGACGAGCTTCCTGCCCTGGACTTCCTGTCCTTCGACCCAGTGCTCGTGGCGGAGCAGTTCACCCTGATGGACGCG GAGCTCTTTAAGCGGGTGGTGCCGTACCACTGCCTGGGCGGCATCTGGTCGCAGCGAGACAAGAAGGGCAAGGAGCACCTGGCGCCCAGCGTCCGCGCCACCGTGGCCCAGTTCAACAGCGTGGCCAACTGCGTCATCGCCACCTGCCTGAGCCCGCGCGGCCTCAAGGCCAATCAGAGGGCCCGGCTCGTGGAGCGCTGGATAGAGGTCGCCAGG GAGTGTCGGATCCTGAAGAACTTCTCATCTCTGCGGGCGATCCTGTCCGCGCTGCAGTGTAACTCCCTCCATCGGCTCAAGCGCACCTGGGAGGAGGTGTCCAG GGAAAATATCCGCACCTTTCTGGAACTGTCCGAGATCTTCTCAGATGACAACAATCACTCTGTGAGTCGGGAGCTGCTCGTCAAG gagGGCACGTCTAAGTTCGCCACGCTGGAGATCAACCACAAGCGCGCACAGAGACGGCACCAGCAGCAGAGAGACCTG GGAGTCATGCAGGGCACTATCCCCTATCTGGGCACCTTCCTGACTGACCTGGTGATGATGGACACTGCTATGAAGGACTATGTGGAG GGTGGACTCATTAACTTTGACAAGCGCAGGAAG GAGTTTGAGGTGATTGCTCAGATcaagctgctgcagctggcctGTAATAACTACAGCTTCACACGCAACATGCGCTTCAGACACTGGCTCAGCAGCGTGGACAAACTGACCGACACCGAGAG CTATACTCTGTCCTGTGAGATCGAGCCTCTGTCTGAGTCAGCCTTCAGCACTCTAAAGGGCAAGAGGAACAAGCGAGTGAACGa tcGGCAGGCGGAGGGTAGCGATGGCGTGGGTAGCCGTCTCAGTGAGGGCGGCTCTAATCGGGTCGGACCCCCCCACTCCAAGTCCATGGACCAGCTGCGCTACCCGTCACCCCAGgccaggtcaaaggtcaacacgtGGGACGGCGGCGACTCGCTGAGCGTGACATCGGCCGGCTCCAGCAGCTCCGACCTGGAAGGAGCCAATGACAGCTTCCTGTCCGACTCACCGGACTCCACCCAGGACAGGAAG ctgTGGGAGTCCACGTCCCTGTGTTCGCTGGACACCTCTGGCAtgggctccagctccagctgcaCGTCCACCTCCTCCGTAGCGTCCACGCCCGTCCCCTCGTCATCATCACCGTCGTCACGGATACACAAGCACAAGCGCTCGGCCTCGGCGGTCTCCTGCGTCTCCTCACTCTCGCTGCCCCTCTACAACCAGCAGGTGGACGACTGCTGCGTCATCCGGGTCAGCCTGGACCTCAACAACGGCAACATGTACAAGAGCATCCTG GTGACGAGCCAGGACAAAACGCCAGCGGTCATCAGGAAGGCCATGGGCAAACACAACCTGGACAAGGAGCACGCAGACGACTATGAGCTCCTGCAGAAGGTCTCCGAGGACAaag agCTGAGAATCCCAGATAACGCCAACGTCTTCTACGCCATGAACTCCTCGGCCAACTACGACTTTGTGCTGAAGCGGCGTGACATGCCCAGGACGGTCCGGTCCAAGAGCATGGGCAGTGCCAGCAGCTCCACGCTGCCCCGCATCCACCAGAAGGGCCTCCGCATCGTCAAGGGCATCCTCTGA
- the LOC121715143 gene encoding ral guanine nucleotide dissociation stimulator-like isoform X1 codes for MVYMMGMQPEGPRASRRRSSVDELFDAGAWRIRSIWDGVKLEIASAEENPVVLNSFTHLDPDLPIFENSTQEIGEETEDGAVYTITLRKVQLHQTASKGQRWLGVETDAALSLYETCKVRSIRAGTLDKLVEYLLAAFRGKDSTYITIFLCTYRAFASTQQVLHLLLHRYAKLQSQPNALEYDTEHEDQTELKNTISSILGAWLDQYSEDFWAPPDHGCLRELVTYLQKNFPGSDLERRGQNLLEHFQRKQQYKTDVEGELGSCPFATPEENVFEDELPALDFLSFDPVLVAEQFTLMDAELFKRVVPYHCLGGIWSQRDKKGKEHLAPSVRATVAQFNSVANCVIATCLSPRGLKANQRARLVERWIEVARECRILKNFSSLRAILSALQCNSLHRLKRTWEEVSRENIRTFLELSEIFSDDNNHSVSRELLVKEGTSKFATLEINHKRAQRRHQQQRDLGVMQGTIPYLGTFLTDLVMMDTAMKDYVEGGLINFDKRRKEFEVIAQIKLLQLACNNYSFTRNMRFRHWLSSVDKLTDTESYTLSCEIEPLSESAFSTLKGKRNKRVNDRQAEGSDGVGSRLSEGGSNRVGPPHSKSMDQLRYPSPQARSKVNTWDGGDSLSVTSAGSSSSDLEGANDSFLSDSPDSTQDRKLWESTSLCSLDTSGMGSSSSCTSTSSVASTPVPSSSSPSSRIHKHKRSASAVSCVSSLSLPLYNQQVDDCCVIRVSLDLNNGNMYKSILVTSQDKTPAVIRKAMGKHNLDKEHADDYELLQKVSEDKELRIPDNANVFYAMNSSANYDFVLKRRDMPRTVRSKSMGSASSSTLPRIHQKGLRIVKGIL; via the exons AACTCCACGCAGGAGATTGGTGAGGAGACGGAGGATGGGGCCGTGTACACCATCACGCTGCGCAAGGTGCAGTTGCACCAGACGGCCAGTAAGGGGCAGCGGTGGCTGGGTGTGGAGACGGACGCGGCGCTGAGCCTGTACGAGACCTGCAAGGTGCGCAGCATCCGGGCCGGCACGCTGGACAAGCTGGTGGAGTACCTGCTGGCGGCGTTCAGGGGGAAGGACTCCACCTACATCACCATCTTCCTCTGCACCTACCGCGCCTTCGCCTCCACCCAGCAGGTGCTCCACCTGCTGCTGCACAG gtaTGCCAAACTACAGTCGCAGCCCAATGCATTGGAGTATGACACAGAGCATGAGGACCAGACAGAACTCAAGAA CACCATATCCTCCATCCTCGGGGCGTGGCTGGACCAGTACTCGGAGGACTTCTGGGCCCCACCGGACCACGGCTGCCTGAGAGAACTTGTCACGTACCTGCAGAAGAACTTTCCAGGATCGGACCTGGAGCGTCGCGGACAGAACCTCCTGGAACACTTCCAACGCAAACAACAGTACAAGACAGATGTGGAGG GAGAGCTGGGTTCCTGCCCGTTCGCCACGCCAGAAGAGAACGTCTTTGAGGACGAGCTTCCTGCCCTGGACTTCCTGTCCTTCGACCCAGTGCTCGTGGCGGAGCAGTTCACCCTGATGGACGCG GAGCTCTTTAAGCGGGTGGTGCCGTACCACTGCCTGGGCGGCATCTGGTCGCAGCGAGACAAGAAGGGCAAGGAGCACCTGGCGCCCAGCGTCCGCGCCACCGTGGCCCAGTTCAACAGCGTGGCCAACTGCGTCATCGCCACCTGCCTGAGCCCGCGCGGCCTCAAGGCCAATCAGAGGGCCCGGCTCGTGGAGCGCTGGATAGAGGTCGCCAGG GAGTGTCGGATCCTGAAGAACTTCTCATCTCTGCGGGCGATCCTGTCCGCGCTGCAGTGTAACTCCCTCCATCGGCTCAAGCGCACCTGGGAGGAGGTGTCCAG GGAAAATATCCGCACCTTTCTGGAACTGTCCGAGATCTTCTCAGATGACAACAATCACTCTGTGAGTCGGGAGCTGCTCGTCAAG gagGGCACGTCTAAGTTCGCCACGCTGGAGATCAACCACAAGCGCGCACAGAGACGGCACCAGCAGCAGAGAGACCTG GGAGTCATGCAGGGCACTATCCCCTATCTGGGCACCTTCCTGACTGACCTGGTGATGATGGACACTGCTATGAAGGACTATGTGGAG GGTGGACTCATTAACTTTGACAAGCGCAGGAAG GAGTTTGAGGTGATTGCTCAGATcaagctgctgcagctggcctGTAATAACTACAGCTTCACACGCAACATGCGCTTCAGACACTGGCTCAGCAGCGTGGACAAACTGACCGACACCGAGAG CTATACTCTGTCCTGTGAGATCGAGCCTCTGTCTGAGTCAGCCTTCAGCACTCTAAAGGGCAAGAGGAACAAGCGAGTGAACGa tcGGCAGGCGGAGGGTAGCGATGGCGTGGGTAGCCGTCTCAGTGAGGGCGGCTCTAATCGGGTCGGACCCCCCCACTCCAAGTCCATGGACCAGCTGCGCTACCCGTCACCCCAGgccaggtcaaaggtcaacacgtGGGACGGCGGCGACTCGCTGAGCGTGACATCGGCCGGCTCCAGCAGCTCCGACCTGGAAGGAGCCAATGACAGCTTCCTGTCCGACTCACCGGACTCCACCCAGGACAGGAAG ctgTGGGAGTCCACGTCCCTGTGTTCGCTGGACACCTCTGGCAtgggctccagctccagctgcaCGTCCACCTCCTCCGTAGCGTCCACGCCCGTCCCCTCGTCATCATCACCGTCGTCACGGATACACAAGCACAAGCGCTCGGCCTCGGCGGTCTCCTGCGTCTCCTCACTCTCGCTGCCCCTCTACAACCAGCAGGTGGACGACTGCTGCGTCATCCGGGTCAGCCTGGACCTCAACAACGGCAACATGTACAAGAGCATCCTG GTGACGAGCCAGGACAAAACGCCAGCGGTCATCAGGAAGGCCATGGGCAAACACAACCTGGACAAGGAGCACGCAGACGACTATGAGCTCCTGCAGAAGGTCTCCGAGGACAaag agCTGAGAATCCCAGATAACGCCAACGTCTTCTACGCCATGAACTCCTCGGCCAACTACGACTTTGTGCTGAAGCGGCGTGACATGCCCAGGACGGTCCGGTCCAAGAGCATGGGCAGTGCCAGCAGCTCCACGCTGCCCCGCATCCACCAGAAGGGCCTCCGCATCGTCAAGGGCATCCTCTGA